From Peptoanaerobacter stomatis, one genomic window encodes:
- a CDS encoding leucyl aminopeptidase, whose translation MKIELIKNSELELKKNLVILPCFEKEDISFNKLDIPSQVLDIANNSIKEEKFKASKGELYYYNTVLEGKIINVLLLGMGKKAEANLKDAVKGLVSATKYASKLYQGAICIALRPLERTSYELFAKSVIRSIILSKYKFDKYKKSDDAKNEPIIKIVLKENCLNNADTLIEDAKIEAECVNYTRDLINEPANHMTPEILSQKAKESAEKYGYEAEIFDEKYIEKMEMGAFLSVAKGSANPPRLIVLRYKGNPSDEKIYGLVGKGLCYDSGGYSIKPTSSMLDMKSDMGGSATVIGALNLIARKKLKVNITAVIASCENMIAGNAYKPGDIICSMDKTHIEIGNTDAEGRLTLADAITYSIQEEKVSQIIELSTLTGAVLVALGEEITGAITKYDYLYDDLKKASKETLDEVWQLPYYEDYRKLLDSDFADINNIGGRYAGSITAGLFVTKFAKETPIIHLDIAGSAWGEKETPIRPKGGTGANVLMLYKYFENKIKDNNI comes from the coding sequence TTGAAAATAGAATTAATAAAAAATAGTGAGCTTGAGCTTAAAAAAAACCTTGTAATATTACCTTGCTTTGAAAAGGAAGATATAAGCTTTAACAAATTGGACATTCCTTCTCAGGTATTGGACATAGCCAATAACTCTATAAAGGAAGAAAAGTTTAAAGCTTCAAAAGGTGAATTATATTATTACAACACAGTTTTAGAGGGCAAAATTATAAATGTACTGCTCTTAGGCATGGGAAAAAAAGCTGAGGCAAACCTTAAAGATGCTGTAAAAGGGCTTGTGTCTGCTACAAAATACGCATCCAAGCTATATCAAGGTGCTATATGTATAGCTCTTAGACCTTTAGAACGTACATCTTATGAATTATTTGCAAAATCTGTAATTCGCTCAATCATTTTATCAAAATATAAATTTGACAAGTACAAAAAATCAGATGATGCAAAAAATGAGCCGATTATAAAAATTGTACTGAAAGAAAATTGTTTAAATAATGCCGACACTTTGATAGAAGATGCAAAAATCGAAGCAGAATGCGTAAATTATACGAGAGATTTGATAAATGAACCTGCAAATCATATGACACCTGAAATCCTCTCACAAAAAGCAAAAGAATCAGCAGAAAAATATGGATATGAAGCAGAAATCTTCGATGAAAAATATATCGAAAAAATGGAAATGGGTGCGTTTTTATCAGTAGCAAAAGGCTCTGCAAATCCTCCAAGACTTATAGTTTTAAGATATAAGGGCAATCCGTCTGACGAAAAAATATACGGTCTTGTCGGTAAAGGCTTGTGCTATGACAGTGGCGGATATTCAATAAAACCTACAAGCTCAATGCTTGATATGAAAAGCGATATGGGTGGTTCTGCAACAGTAATAGGTGCACTTAATTTAATCGCACGGAAAAAATTGAAAGTCAACATAACAGCGGTAATAGCAAGCTGTGAAAATATGATTGCCGGCAACGCATATAAGCCCGGCGATATAATATGTTCTATGGATAAAACACATATAGAGATAGGAAACACAGACGCAGAGGGACGCTTGACACTTGCTGATGCAATAACATACAGTATACAAGAAGAAAAAGTTTCTCAAATAATAGAACTCTCTACTCTTACAGGTGCGGTGCTTGTAGCACTTGGAGAAGAAATAACAGGTGCAATAACAAAATATGATTACCTATATGATGATTTGAAAAAAGCGTCAAAAGAAACTCTTGATGAAGTATGGCAACTTCCATACTATGAAGATTATAGAAAACTTTTGGACTCAGATTTTGCGGACATAAATAATATAGGTGGCAGATATGCCGGAAGTATAACAGCAGGCTTATTCGTCACAAAATTTGCAAAAGAAACACCTATAATACATTTAGATATTGCAGGCTCCGCATGGGGAGAAAAAGAAACACCTATACGTCCTAAAGGCGGTACAGGTGCAAATGTTTTAATGCTTTACAAATATTTTGAAAATAAAATAAAAGATAATAATATTTAA